From a single Clostridiaceae bacterium genomic region:
- a CDS encoding amidohydrolase, with translation MFESTGVLAIDIHCHYNHGSPHDTEADMKLYNPTLEYLKRVYDQLGIAVSCCSTFAGVISAEDVVEENEYAFQKAREIDWLYQWVVIDPRRDETFQQAYRMLKTEKCVGIKLHPPYHGYSILDYGDKVFSFASENRAIVQIHPETQALHLLTFADRYPNMKLIIAHLGSVEHVEAICQAKHKNVYVDTSGVASSKNAVIEYAVSRAGSEHILFGTDTYSAAFQRGRIEGALISKEDKINILQKNALRLLGSKISLPL, from the coding sequence ATGTTTGAATCTACAGGAGTTTTAGCTATAGATATTCATTGCCATTACAACCATGGTTCACCACATGATACAGAAGCAGATATGAAGCTTTATAACCCTACCCTCGAATATCTTAAACGAGTATATGATCAACTGGGTATCGCGGTATCCTGTTGTTCCACCTTTGCCGGAGTAATTTCTGCGGAAGATGTTGTGGAAGAAAATGAATATGCGTTCCAGAAGGCAAGAGAGATCGATTGGCTTTATCAATGGGTGGTAATTGATCCCAGGCGTGATGAAACTTTCCAGCAGGCTTACCGGATGCTTAAAACAGAAAAATGCGTCGGAATAAAGCTCCATCCGCCATATCATGGATATTCCATCCTCGATTATGGAGATAAGGTGTTCTCCTTTGCTTCTGAAAACCGCGCAATTGTTCAGATTCATCCTGAGACACAAGCACTGCACCTATTAACTTTTGCCGACCGTTATCCAAATATGAAGCTGATAATTGCACATCTTGGTTCGGTGGAACATGTGGAAGCCATATGCCAGGCGAAGCATAAAAACGTCTATGTGGATACCTCTGGAGTAGCCAGTTCTAAAAATGCCGTCATCGAATATGCTGTAAGCAGAGCTGGATCAGAGCATATCCTTTTTGGAACAGATACCTACTCCGCTGCTTTCCAAAGAGGACGAATTGAAGGGGCCCTGATTTCCAAAGAAGACAAAATTAATATACTCCAGAAAAACGCACTTCGTCTGCTGGGTAGCAAGATTTCTCTACCTCTTTAA